A genomic segment from Salvia splendens isolate huo1 chromosome 13, SspV2, whole genome shotgun sequence encodes:
- the LOC121760851 gene encoding uncharacterized protein LOC121760851 yields the protein MDIFRKAKSIRMVSYRDKYLTAAEDEESVIQDESPRQKSVWTVELMADRNAIRLRSYLGTYLAASTIPLLPGVTAKKAVQTSLESPSDPSIEWEPMRDGMQVKLRSCCGNFLRPNGGLPPWRNIVTHDVPHLPNSGNKLLWDVQIVEKRPPQSKFGRCRSGSFSETMDAIVHSEYI from the coding sequence atggatatattccGGAAGGCAAAATCAATCAGGATGGTGAGCTACCGCGACAAATACCTAACCGCGGCGGAAGATGAGGAGAGCGTGATCCAGGATGAATCGCCGCGGCAGAAATCGGTGTGGACGGTGGAATTGATGGCGGATCGCAACGCGATTCGGCTGCGGAGCTACCTCGGAACGTATCTGGCGGCGTCGACCATCCCGCTCCTCCCCGGGGTGACGGCGAAGAAGGCGGTGCAGACGTCGCTCGAGTCGCCGTCGGATccgtcgattgagtgggagccgatGCGCGACGGGATGCAGGTGAAGCTCCGGTCGTGCTGCGGCAACTTCCTGCGCCCTAACGGCGGCCTACCGCCGTGGAGGAACATCGTCACGCACGATGTCCCGCACCTCCCCAATTCCGGCAACAAGCTGCTGTGGGATGTGCAGATCGTCGAAAAACGGCCGCCACAGAGTAAATTTGGGAGGTGCAGATCGGGATCGTTCTCGGAAACCATGGATGCGATCGTACATTCTGAATATATTTGA